One Mycobacterium pseudokansasii genomic region harbors:
- a CDS encoding MinD/ParA family ATP-binding protein, with translation MSESENNFYSQYVGEGSSPPPPACSGDSAEEDVEATVSPFDPLGGPHDGAASPSQSPEPEPPPYAPAPPTAETVAPLDSEGHTQIVDREQMRREMEILRNAKSPGAAPPSEENTALYYHGASVQRPWDRAAQAPDGGRHTAPPPPPPNFSAPPPPPSAAPYGGRPPSQEALFGGPQTGMPRQPVPPPTSPPGYRPPAGDEERYGARVANDPFASVGAMRAQIHEGQVATPYKPVPETGWRHGLYKMTRINLGLSAKEAHWNDLRRRLKVNLRGKYVIAVMQSKGGVNKTSTTVLLGAALSRYRDEKIVAIDANPANGNLARRIDEPSTMSWRGLNSDRNLRDYSDFREYLGKDNHSGLEVLGSDRGRTPMTGADLITAWSKLQVQYPIAIVDCGNQLDDDLTHAVLEHIRVDAIVVPSTTRLDGAQGAADTLNWLLESGYPHLVREAVVIVSNVNKVNAGAQVKQLHADFERTVRSVHTIDFDPHLSDAVPIEFDRLAPDTQLHYIEAAASLADGFARATDRDRGARQQRITGAPEGQPRPPQGGGYPGSWPPAANSSHGWGPRQ, from the coding sequence ATGAGCGAGAGCGAGAACAACTTCTACAGTCAGTATGTTGGCGAGGGGTCGAGCCCGCCCCCACCCGCATGCAGCGGCGACAGCGCCGAGGAGGATGTGGAGGCTACCGTCTCGCCGTTCGACCCGCTCGGCGGCCCACACGACGGTGCGGCCAGCCCCTCCCAATCACCGGAGCCGGAGCCACCCCCATACGCCCCGGCCCCGCCCACTGCGGAAACCGTTGCACCCCTTGACTCCGAGGGTCACACACAGATCGTCGACCGCGAGCAGATGCGCCGCGAGATGGAGATCTTGCGCAACGCCAAGTCTCCGGGCGCGGCGCCGCCATCCGAGGAGAACACGGCGCTCTATTATCACGGCGCTTCTGTTCAGCGGCCGTGGGACAGAGCCGCGCAGGCCCCTGATGGTGGACGCCACACCGCTCCGCCCCCGCCGCCACCGAACTTCAGCGCCCCGCCCCCGCCGCCCTCGGCGGCGCCGTACGGCGGGCGGCCCCCTTCCCAAGAGGCGTTGTTCGGCGGTCCGCAGACCGGGATGCCGCGCCAGCCCGTTCCCCCGCCTACCTCCCCGCCCGGGTACCGCCCCCCGGCTGGGGACGAGGAGCGCTACGGGGCCCGTGTTGCAAACGATCCATTCGCATCGGTCGGCGCCATGCGCGCCCAGATTCACGAGGGTCAGGTCGCAACACCGTACAAGCCGGTTCCCGAAACCGGTTGGCGCCACGGCTTGTACAAGATGACCCGGATCAACCTCGGCTTGTCGGCCAAGGAAGCACACTGGAACGACTTGCGCCGCCGGCTCAAGGTCAACTTGCGGGGCAAGTACGTCATCGCAGTGATGCAGTCCAAGGGTGGGGTCAACAAGACCAGCACCACCGTGCTGCTGGGCGCGGCTTTGTCGAGGTACCGCGACGAGAAGATCGTGGCGATCGACGCCAACCCGGCCAACGGCAACCTGGCCCGCCGTATCGACGAACCATCCACCATGTCCTGGCGTGGGCTTAACAGTGATCGAAACTTGCGCGATTACAGCGACTTTCGTGAATATCTCGGGAAGGACAACCATTCCGGGCTGGAAGTCTTGGGCAGCGACAGGGGCCGCACACCGATGACCGGTGCCGACCTGATCACCGCGTGGTCCAAACTGCAGGTGCAATACCCCATCGCCATCGTGGACTGCGGCAACCAGCTCGACGACGACCTCACCCATGCTGTGCTCGAGCACATCCGGGTCGATGCGATCGTCGTGCCGTCCACCACGCGCCTCGACGGCGCCCAAGGCGCGGCCGACACGTTGAACTGGCTACTGGAAAGCGGCTACCCGCACCTGGTGCGCGAGGCAGTCGTGATCGTCAGCAACGTCAACAAGGTCAACGCCGGCGCGCAGGTCAAGCAATTACACGCCGACTTCGAGCGCACGGTGCGCTCGGTGCACACGATCGACTTCGATCCGCACCTCAGTGACGCGGTACCTATCGAGTTCGACCGGTTAGCGCCCGACACTCAGCTGCACTACATCGAAGCCGCCGCCTCCCTGGCCGACGGTTTCGCCCGCGCCACCGACCGCGATCGCGGCGCCCGGCAACAGCGCATCACCGGAGCGCCCGAGGGACAGCCACGCCCGCCGCAAGGCGGCGGCTACCCCGGTTCATGGCCGCCGGCGGCTAACAGCAGTCACGGGTGGGGTCCCCGCCAGTGA
- a CDS encoding ESX secretion-associated protein EspG: MTRPPSFIKRPPPPVPGPRAITAIDTTREGVWLLQALCGIEQLPAAMLLRPYVSASGRPTGHPGIAVLREAGAILDEDTVHPTVARWLETLACPDIALTVDVKRPGVEFMRMVIARRGKSHAAISRSGPEVAEDITIEEVATVPSLRALYDRIMVLCDRGRNPLEPASLSPVTVRTADLVDSFAKIAVGDHTPAAALAALDLNADQRRILTLAADQPLMEVSFALTIHDSRGEHVAMASAAVTDTAEGRIVTGPIRGEDRTWWTQIVPGTQDAGGSALRGLVATAGTTWEGHSRFK, encoded by the coding sequence GTGACCCGACCACCGTCGTTCATCAAGCGTCCGCCACCACCTGTGCCCGGCCCCCGGGCGATCACCGCGATCGACACCACTCGCGAGGGGGTATGGCTGCTGCAGGCGCTGTGCGGCATCGAACAGTTGCCCGCAGCGATGTTGTTGCGGCCCTATGTCTCTGCCAGCGGCCGGCCCACCGGCCACCCCGGTATCGCGGTTTTGCGTGAGGCAGGCGCCATCCTCGACGAGGACACCGTGCATCCGACAGTGGCGCGTTGGCTGGAAACGCTGGCCTGCCCCGACATCGCGCTCACTGTCGACGTGAAGCGCCCCGGGGTCGAGTTCATGCGGATGGTGATCGCCCGCCGCGGCAAGTCCCACGCCGCGATTTCGCGCAGCGGCCCCGAGGTCGCCGAGGACATCACGATCGAAGAAGTGGCCACCGTGCCCTCCCTGCGCGCACTGTATGACCGGATCATGGTGCTCTGCGACCGGGGACGAAACCCGCTCGAGCCGGCGTCGCTGTCTCCGGTGACGGTGCGCACTGCCGACCTGGTGGACAGCTTCGCCAAGATCGCGGTCGGTGACCACACCCCGGCCGCCGCGCTGGCCGCGCTGGACCTCAACGCCGATCAGCGCCGTATTTTGACATTGGCGGCCGATCAGCCGCTGATGGAGGTCAGCTTTGCGTTGACCATCCACGACTCCCGAGGAGAGCACGTGGCCATGGCGTCGGCGGCGGTTACCGACACCGCCGAGGGGCGCATCGTCACAGGTCCCATCCGTGGTGAGGACCGTACGTGGTGGACGCAGATCGTTCCTGGCACCCAGGACGCGGGCGGAAGCGCCCTACGGGGTTTGGTGGCCACCGCGGGCACCACCTGGGAGGGACACTCCCGCTTCAAATAA
- a CDS encoding zinc ribbon domain-containing protein — protein sequence MTAPAIVARRLPVVGELNAGKTAILAAMGAELDRVRAEVWSRFRGAKTACLSKRQVRDRLMAEGSPRKYAVPQRLWRATVEDTVDKIRAWQRAVIVTEVRPDIYSRTAQDKDGRRRLLTLAKAGRWREDPWLSRHCRDALGGKIPRPRRSGRIVADNCSYDLRRDHKGQLWLAVMTPTRGHRLALNLGTLPEHLEPRSTIEIAADGKGGWSVTAAYPAHQVSSVRPRLPRRKPVEAVDAGVTEVFTTTDGRRFGEGQSTVITARAERDCARGKARNKIRGVRDRHLDRAHLAAMAGDHRRAAAARAKAARIDRHNLGHRKRSQQRDHDRAATKDVVYQAVHDLVDTTDHIIAEDLTGMRGKSKFGPAVSRLYASWQRTFLADALASVPSRRGSAVTLVNPAYTSQQVHPCGHLGVRRGKKVHCQTAGCPQQGIVYDTETNAARNIRDRATDPQITRYTPYTEVKRILINRAGTVENCPTTTQAAALNGDGCERNNPIPRATMLRE from the coding sequence GTGACAGCACCGGCGATCGTGGCACGACGACTACCCGTTGTCGGTGAACTCAACGCCGGCAAGACCGCCATACTCGCCGCGATGGGCGCCGAGCTGGACCGGGTCCGCGCCGAGGTGTGGTCACGTTTTCGTGGCGCGAAAACAGCCTGTCTGTCCAAACGGCAGGTCCGTGACCGGTTGATGGCTGAAGGGTCGCCGCGCAAATATGCGGTCCCGCAACGGTTGTGGCGGGCCACCGTGGAAGACACCGTTGACAAGATCCGTGCCTGGCAGCGCGCGGTGATCGTCACCGAGGTCCGCCCGGACATCTACAGCCGCACCGCGCAGGACAAAGATGGCCGGCGGCGACTGCTCACGCTGGCCAAAGCGGGTCGGTGGCGTGAAGATCCCTGGCTGTCGCGTCACTGCCGGGACGCGTTGGGCGGCAAAATACCGCGACCACGACGGTCGGGGCGGATCGTGGCCGACAACTGCTCCTATGACCTGCGCCGCGACCATAAGGGCCAACTGTGGCTGGCGGTGATGACCCCCACCCGCGGGCACCGGTTGGCGTTGAACCTCGGGACGCTGCCCGAGCACCTGGAGCCGCGCTCCACCATCGAGATCGCTGCTGACGGCAAGGGCGGCTGGTCGGTGACCGCCGCCTATCCCGCCCACCAGGTCAGCAGTGTGCGCCCACGGCTGCCGCGCCGAAAGCCGGTGGAAGCCGTCGATGCCGGGGTCACCGAAGTGTTCACCACCACCGACGGCCGGCGTTTCGGCGAAGGCCAGTCCACGGTGATCACCGCCCGCGCCGAACGTGACTGTGCCCGCGGCAAGGCACGCAACAAGATCCGCGGTGTCCGCGACCGCCACCTGGACCGCGCCCACCTGGCCGCTATGGCCGGGGATCACCGGCGCGCAGCCGCGGCGCGGGCTAAAGCCGCCCGCATCGACCGCCACAACCTCGGCCACCGCAAACGCTCCCAGCAGCGCGACCACGACCGCGCGGCAACCAAAGACGTTGTCTACCAAGCGGTGCACGACCTGGTCGACACCACCGACCACATCATCGCCGAAGACCTCACCGGCATGCGCGGTAAGTCGAAGTTCGGCCCCGCTGTCAGCCGCCTCTACGCGTCCTGGCAACGCACATTCTTGGCTGACGCGTTGGCGTCGGTACCAAGCCGCAGAGGTTCTGCGGTCACGCTGGTCAACCCGGCCTACACATCACAACAAGTACATCCGTGCGGACATCTCGGTGTGCGTCGCGGGAAGAAAGTTCACTGTCAGACTGCGGGCTGCCCGCAGCAGGGGATCGTGTACGACACGGAAACCAACGCGGCCCGCAACATTCGTGACCGGGCCACCGACCCCCAGATCACCCGCTACACCCCCTACACAGAGGTCAAGCGGATCCTGATCAACCGGGCCGGGACGGTGGAGAACTGCCCCACCACGACACAAGCCGCCGCCCTCAACGGCGACGGCTGTGAGCGAAACAACCCCATCCCCCGAGCAACAATGCTCAGGGAATGA
- a CDS encoding IS607 family transposase: MSKLLRVSEFAERVGRSASTVRRWEREGLISPSRTLSGQRYFTEADVRSVLRPGFGATPRGTAVYCRVSSSGQRNDLAAQVAAMEEFCAARGLAVTQWITEIGGGMSFRRRKFLALLDQVIAGEVSTIVVAHRDRLARFGFELIDWLATKHGCQIVVANQETLSPQQELVEDLLAIVHVFSCRLYGLRRYEKQLIADRSNLSVPADTVQP; encoded by the coding sequence GTGAGCAAGTTATTGCGGGTATCAGAGTTCGCGGAGCGGGTTGGCCGTTCCGCGTCAACGGTGCGCCGGTGGGAGCGGGAAGGGTTGATCAGCCCCTCGCGGACGCTGTCAGGGCAGCGATACTTCACCGAAGCCGATGTGCGGTCGGTGCTACGGCCGGGTTTCGGGGCTACACCGCGGGGTACCGCGGTGTATTGCCGGGTGTCCTCCTCCGGGCAGCGCAACGACCTGGCCGCACAAGTCGCGGCGATGGAGGAGTTCTGCGCCGCGCGGGGGTTGGCGGTCACACAGTGGATCACCGAGATCGGCGGCGGGATGAGCTTTCGTCGCCGCAAGTTCCTGGCGCTGCTCGATCAGGTGATCGCCGGGGAAGTCTCGACGATCGTGGTCGCCCACCGGGATCGGTTGGCCCGCTTCGGTTTCGAACTGATCGACTGGCTGGCCACCAAGCACGGCTGCCAGATTGTGGTCGCCAACCAGGAAACGCTGTCACCGCAGCAAGAACTGGTCGAAGACCTCCTGGCAATCGTGCACGTCTTCTCCTGCCGCCTCTACGGGCTGCGGCGCTATGAGAAACAGCTCATCGCCGACCGCTCCAATCTGTCGGTACCCGCCGATACGGTGCAGCCGTGA
- a CDS encoding WXG100 family type VII secretion target translates to MSGVIHYATPQIAEVAQQIAQAATQTEQNHQHSLQTVNANAENFGGRGSDAFQQVIASLNHKYAQSKETIARAGLVLTQANDGMTDADGQSAHQY, encoded by the coding sequence ATGTCAGGAGTCATTCATTACGCGACCCCCCAGATCGCGGAAGTGGCCCAGCAGATCGCCCAGGCCGCCACTCAGACCGAGCAGAATCACCAGCACTCCCTGCAGACGGTGAACGCCAACGCAGAAAACTTCGGTGGCCGCGGCTCGGATGCCTTCCAGCAGGTCATCGCATCGCTCAACCATAAGTACGCCCAGAGCAAGGAAACCATCGCTCGGGCCGGCCTCGTACTAACGCAGGCCAACGACGGCATGACCGACGCCGACGGTCAGTCGGCCCACCAGTACTGA
- a CDS encoding PPE domain-containing protein, with amino-acid sequence MAGEWGADPPEVNSAGFWFGPGASTFVAAAENLVSVAAGLIANLGGQEAINAALAMSWPDPTGELAVLAKVPLMLWQAAAAGQIEAQAAVIHQVALAFESLKAATPTPGEIGENQVEHGSLQAHNFLGMLTPAIMANRANYGRMWVTSASNKYEYAAASMPMQALPPLPPPPPATASGGATPSMPAPQEKSADLLSAGGEQAMTAFMGPLGQVSSMAGQLGQGGPFGSLAQLPQQGMQPLMSLFQGGMGGGNPSDVLSAATAADWLTATPAAGGPVAANLVGAGGGGGGGIGGLGALRGPASFGSTPAVNAASSTPESALSRVNEARLASGAQVSGAGMGSSGAMMGPIAHAAGEQNKEERKSTPLTSLAALYRAPTTVPVITGSGGAVFRPWEGGGDRTT; translated from the coding sequence ATGGCGGGCGAATGGGGTGCAGATCCACCAGAGGTGAACAGCGCGGGCTTTTGGTTCGGGCCTGGCGCGTCCACTTTCGTGGCCGCCGCTGAGAATTTGGTCAGCGTGGCCGCCGGGCTGATCGCGAACCTGGGCGGTCAGGAAGCGATCAACGCTGCGCTGGCGATGTCGTGGCCGGACCCGACCGGGGAACTGGCAGTGCTGGCGAAGGTGCCATTGATGCTGTGGCAGGCCGCTGCGGCCGGTCAGATCGAAGCACAGGCGGCGGTCATTCACCAGGTGGCCCTGGCGTTCGAGTCCCTTAAGGCAGCCACCCCCACGCCGGGTGAAATCGGGGAGAACCAGGTCGAGCACGGCTCGCTGCAGGCCCACAATTTCCTGGGCATGCTTACACCTGCGATTATGGCCAACCGCGCCAACTACGGTCGGATGTGGGTTACCTCGGCGTCGAACAAGTACGAGTACGCCGCGGCATCCATGCCGATGCAGGCCCTTCCCCCCTTGCCTCCTCCCCCGCCGGCGACCGCCAGTGGAGGAGCCACCCCCTCCATGCCAGCACCGCAGGAGAAGTCCGCTGACCTGCTCAGTGCTGGCGGCGAGCAGGCGATGACCGCCTTCATGGGGCCCCTTGGCCAGGTCAGCAGTATGGCCGGGCAGCTGGGCCAGGGTGGACCGTTCGGCAGCCTTGCCCAGCTGCCGCAGCAGGGCATGCAACCGCTGATGTCGCTTTTCCAGGGCGGCATGGGTGGCGGCAATCCCTCTGATGTGCTGTCGGCGGCTACCGCTGCGGACTGGCTTACGGCCACCCCCGCAGCCGGTGGGCCGGTCGCGGCGAACCTGGTGGGTGCCGGTGGTGGAGGCGGCGGCGGAATCGGTGGCCTCGGGGCGCTTCGCGGGCCTGCCAGCTTTGGTTCAACCCCGGCAGTTAACGCGGCGTCCTCCACACCTGAGTCTGCGTTGTCGCGAGTCAACGAAGCACGTTTGGCTTCCGGCGCTCAAGTCAGCGGCGCCGGCATGGGCAGCAGCGGAGCCATGATGGGTCCGATAGCGCACGCCGCCGGCGAGCAGAACAAAGAGGAACGCAAGAGCACGCCACTTACCTCGCTGGCGGCACTGTACCGGGCGCCGACGACGGTTCCGGTGATCACCGGTAGTGGGGGAGCGGTCTTCCGACCGTGGGAGGGGGGCGGCGACCGAACCACGTGA
- a CDS encoding PE domain-containing protein, with protein sequence MEPFIMIEPEAVTGASGAAAALSGEAAAHGGQAAASSAVVPPGLEEISAANAAKIVELATQASAVIEAGAAFHAAHGVAVGTSAGIVDLADAVNYAAIGGIV encoded by the coding sequence ATGGAGCCATTCATCATGATCGAGCCCGAGGCAGTGACCGGGGCCTCGGGTGCTGCGGCCGCGCTGTCCGGTGAAGCCGCTGCACACGGCGGCCAGGCGGCAGCGTCGTCGGCCGTGGTGCCCCCGGGGCTGGAGGAGATCAGCGCGGCCAACGCCGCCAAGATTGTGGAGTTGGCCACCCAGGCCTCTGCGGTCATTGAGGCCGGTGCGGCGTTCCATGCCGCGCATGGCGTTGCGGTGGGAACCTCGGCGGGCATCGTCGACCTGGCAGATGCGGTGAACTACGCCGCCATCGGCGGAATTGTTTAA
- the mobF gene encoding MobF family relaxase, translated as MLTCSPLRSINYYNHTARRAGQAAKDAAAANGYSEHDTRAPLWIVVGDADTAAELVGLTDEQRASGLADLDTVARWLDEGIAPNGARGQAFGPKDNHGIDATFCAPKSVSLLRAYGSDLVGKAVLDAHNLGVKEALEYVHQHAGYTRVHNNVTGKKDLQRLPGLVAAAYQHETSRAGDPHLNTHVIVPNKQARADGKLAAVDTHSLWHEAKAGGVIYQATMRRALTQSIGAEWEPINPHTGMAELVGIDPEVVKAHSRRSTQLQEWADDHLTLIDGQPTPAQLAAAQKATRPAQPEGLSWAQLRQQWREDPRGFRFDFDANRAARKQRRAAPAVLDRQRIAEIAASIDKAAFTRADLVEIIGAQLPIEVDDDDRSPREQIEAAVDEIAIRVSEERAAHHREGHVRYTIDLGLAEECDKTHSLKALRSAAGDEADRSMALHD; from the coding sequence ATGTTGACGTGCTCGCCGCTGAGGTCGATCAACTACTACAACCACACCGCCCGCCGGGCCGGCCAGGCGGCCAAGGACGCGGCAGCGGCCAATGGCTACTCCGAACATGACACCCGAGCCCCGCTGTGGATAGTCGTTGGGGACGCTGACACTGCCGCCGAACTGGTCGGTTTGACCGATGAGCAGCGCGCGAGTGGGCTGGCCGATTTGGACACCGTGGCGCGCTGGCTCGACGAGGGAATCGCGCCCAACGGGGCGCGCGGACAGGCGTTCGGGCCGAAGGACAACCACGGCATCGACGCGACGTTTTGCGCGCCCAAGAGTGTGAGCTTGTTGCGGGCATACGGCAGTGACCTGGTGGGAAAAGCCGTCCTTGACGCTCACAACCTTGGGGTGAAAGAAGCCCTCGAATACGTTCATCAGCACGCCGGGTACACCCGCGTGCACAACAACGTCACCGGTAAAAAAGACCTCCAACGACTACCGGGTTTGGTCGCGGCGGCCTACCAGCACGAAACGTCGCGTGCGGGTGATCCGCACCTGAATACCCACGTCATCGTGCCCAACAAGCAGGCCCGCGCGGACGGCAAACTCGCCGCCGTGGACACCCACTCGTTGTGGCATGAGGCCAAGGCCGGCGGGGTCATCTATCAGGCCACCATGCGCCGAGCGCTGACCCAGTCGATCGGCGCGGAGTGGGAACCGATCAACCCGCACACCGGGATGGCCGAGCTCGTCGGCATCGATCCCGAGGTGGTCAAAGCGCACTCCCGACGTAGCACCCAGTTGCAGGAATGGGCTGATGACCACCTCACTCTCATCGATGGGCAACCGACCCCAGCGCAGCTGGCGGCCGCGCAAAAAGCGACCCGGCCAGCCCAGCCCGAAGGCTTGTCGTGGGCGCAGTTACGTCAGCAGTGGAGAGAGGACCCGCGCGGGTTCCGCTTTGATTTTGACGCCAATCGGGCCGCGCGTAAGCAGCGCCGGGCAGCCCCGGCGGTGCTCGATCGGCAGCGTATCGCTGAGATTGCGGCGAGCATCGATAAGGCGGCGTTCACCCGCGCCGATCTGGTGGAAATCATCGGTGCGCAGTTGCCGATCGAGGTCGATGACGACGACCGCAGCCCGCGGGAACAGATCGAAGCCGCTGTCGACGAGATCGCGATCCGGGTCAGCGAAGAACGCGCCGCCCATCACCGCGAAGGCCACGTCCGCTACACCATCGACCTGGGGCTCGCCGAGGAATGTGACAAGACTCATTCGCTCAAAGCGTTGCGCTCCGCGGCAGGCGACGAGGCCGACAGGTCAATGGCGCTGCATGATTAG